The segment CTCGGCCAGGTGCTCGACCGCATCGTGGACGAGGTACACCGGCACGGGCCGGGGCTGGTATTCGTCGACTCGTTCCGCTCGGTGGTGCTCGCCGGCCGCGGCGGCGAGCAGACCTTCATCAGCCTGCAGCAATTCATCCAGCAGCTGGGCATGCTGATGACCAGCTGGCAGGCGACCACCTTCCTGCTCGGCGAGTACTTCCACGACAGCGATCCCAGCCCGATCTTCACCGTCGCCGACGGCCTGATCTGGCTGCGCCAGAGCGTCCAGGGCAACTCCATGGTGCGCAAGGTGGAGGTGATGAAGATGCGCGGACAACCGACCCAGCCGGGACTGCACACCTTCCGCATCGGCGACGACGGCATCCGCATGTTTGCACCGCCACCGCTGGCACCGACCAGCTCACCGCTGCTGGAGCCGTTCGGCCACCGCGTGGCGATGGGCGTACCGGGGCTCGACGCAATGCTTGGCGGGGGACTGCCGGCAGGCTATTCGCTGTTGGTGGCCGGACCCTCCGGCTCGGGCAAGAGCATCCTCGCCGGCGCCTTTCTTGCCGAGGGCGCAAGAAAGGGCGAGACCGGCGTGATCGCCGCCTTCGAGCAACGCGCCGACCACTCGCGCGGGCGTGCGGTGGTCGAACTGATCAAGAACGGCACCGTGGGGGTGGTGGACACGCGCGCGCCCGGGTTGTCGGTCGACGAGATGTCGATGCTGCTGCTCGCCGAAATCCACCGACTCAAGGCCACGCGCCTGGTGATCGACTCGCTGTCGGGCTTCGAGCTGGCGCTGGCCCCCACGTTCCGCGAGGACTTCCGCGAATCCCTGGCGCGCATGGTGTCCGCGCTGTGCGGTACGGGCGTCACCGTGCTGATGACCTCGGAACTGGAAGACCGCTATACCGAGTTGCGGTTCAGCCCGTACGGTACCGCCTTCCTCACCGATGCGATCATCGTGCAGCGCTACATCGAGGTCGACAGCCGGTTGCAGCGGGTGATGGCGGTGGTGAA is part of the Dyella thiooxydans genome and harbors:
- a CDS encoding ATPase domain-containing protein, which produces MSMAKATIHRLPTGVPGLDDILGGGLPEFSFNVLAGPPGCGKTTMAHQIMFALATRERPALYFTVLGEPPLKMLRYQQQFGFFDSEKVGQSIHFINLAEEAGTGDLGQVLDRIVDEVHRHGPGLVFVDSFRSVVLAGRGGEQTFISLQQFIQQLGMLMTSWQATTFLLGEYFHDSDPSPIFTVADGLIWLRQSVQGNSMVRKVEVMKMRGQPTQPGLHTFRIGDDGIRMFAPPPLAPTSSPLLEPFGHRVAMGVPGLDAMLGGGLPAGYSLLVAGPSGSGKSILAGAFLAEGARKGETGVIAAFEQRADHSRGRAVVELIKNGTVGVVDTRAPGLSVDEMSMLLLAEIHRLKATRLVIDSLSGFELALAPTFREDFRESLARMVSALCGTGVTVLMTSELEDRYTELRFSPYGTAFLTDAIIVQRYIEVDSRLQRVMAVVKVRASAHSDEVRQFSIDDQGIRIGQPLTGYEGLFGGSPTRRAVPLPDVPDDG